The genomic segment ATCATCTTCAAAAGAAGGTTGACCAATCTCTTGAGAGTGGTTCCCGTAAGGTCATCAAAACTTGGTCTAGAAGATCTGATATTAGCCCAGAGATGGTTGGATTGACCTTCGCTGTACATAATGGAAAGAAATTCATTCCTGTTTTTGTTTCAGAGAATATGGTAGGACATAAGCTTGGAGAGTTTTCTCCAACCCGTACCTATTATGGACACTCTGCAGATAAGAAAGGTAAGAGATAATTAAAGAACGGAATTTTCGTTATAACTGGACTCAGTTAGGAGTACAAAACTATGGAAGCACGAGCCGTAGGGAAATATATTAGAATTTCCCCTCAGAAGGCACGACTTGTCGCAGATGTAGTGAGAGGTATGGGCGTTGACCAAGCTATCACTACATTGAGATTTATGCCTAAAAAGGGCGCAGTAATATTGCAGAAAGTTATTGAGTCCGCGCTTGCAAATGCAACTCAAGACGATCAGGCAGACGTTGATAATCTATACGTGAAAGTAATAACGATTGATGGTGGTCCGTCACTGAAACGTATCAGACCTCGAGCAATGGGCCGGGCAACCGGGATTATTAAAAGGACTAGTCATATCACTGTTGTTTTAGACGAAAATTAATTTTTTTATCAGTGATAGAACTACCAAGTAATATTACTCAAATATAATATTTGTTGGAGGTTTGTTTTGGGCCAGAAGGTTAACCCGTTAGGGATTAGACTGAATATCACCCGTACTTGGGATTCGGTTTGGTACGCAGACAAAGATTATTCTACTTTCCTCATTGAGGATCAGAAGATTCG from the Desulfotalea psychrophila LSv54 genome contains:
- the rplV gene encoding 50S ribosomal protein L22, which codes for MEARAVGKYIRISPQKARLVADVVRGMGVDQAITTLRFMPKKGAVILQKVIESALANATQDDQADVDNLYVKVITIDGGPSLKRIRPRAMGRATGIIKRTSHITVVLDEN
- the rpsS gene encoding 30S ribosomal protein S19, producing the protein MSRSIKKGPFIDDHLQKKVDQSLESGSRKVIKTWSRRSDISPEMVGLTFAVHNGKKFIPVFVSENMVGHKLGEFSPTRTYYGHSADKKGKR